In the Periophthalmus magnuspinnatus isolate fPerMag1 chromosome 4, fPerMag1.2.pri, whole genome shotgun sequence genome, one interval contains:
- the LOC129456183 gene encoding dual specificity protein phosphatase CDC14AB-like yields the protein MPSLLLYPCVRCPPSSHLSLWLMGDTMRSQKSKMEDRGMSHLISSLDELNLNPINAQHNANLNKSLGPERIMESDMESAVTQGDKLRALKSRRPPRPATTGALR from the exons atgccctccctcctcctgtatccctgtgtcagatgccctccctcctcacatctctctctgtggctcATGGGAGACACTATGCGCTCTCAAAAATccaagatggaggacaggggcaTGTCTCACCTCATCTCCAGTTTGGACGAATTAAACTTGAACCCAATAAACGCCCAACACAACGCCAACCTGAACAAGAGCCTGGGGCCCGAGAGGATCATGGAG AGCGACATGGAGAGTGCAGTGACACAGGGAGACAAACTGAGGGCGCTAAAGAGCAGGCGGCCTCCTCGTCCGGCCACCACAGGAGCGCTCAGGTAA
- the LOC117369938 gene encoding putative regulator of nonsense transcripts 1: MSVEAYGPSSQTLTFLDTEEAELLGADTQGSEFDFTDFTLPSQSQTGHTQGHTQSQLDGQLNGPNDGLHNGGVDDPVAKTTQLLQELNFEEDEEDAYYTKDLPVHACRC; this comes from the exons ATGAGTGTGGAGGCGTACGGGCCGAGCTCGCAGACTCTCACCTTTCTGGACACTGAAGAAGCGGAGCTGCTCGGAGCGGACACGCAGGGCTCCGAGTTTGACTTCACCGACTTCACTCTGCCGAGCCAGAGccagacaggacacacacagggccacACGCAGAGCCAGCTGGACGGACAG CTGAACGGTCCGAATGACGGTCTGCACAATGGAGGAGTGGATGACCCTGTGGCCAAAACCACTCAACTGCTGCAAGAACTCAACtttgaggaggatgaggaagacGCTTATTACACCAAAGACCTGCCCGTGCACGCCTGCAG GTGTTAG